The Algihabitans albus genome includes a window with the following:
- a CDS encoding dihydrolipoyl dehydrogenase family protein has translation MKSLEPDICVIGAGSAGLSIAAGASQMGAETVLIEKAEMGGDCLNYGCVPSKSLLVAGRAAQAWRHTAAFGIDTPEPSVDFARVHAHVRDVIDGIAPLDSVERFTGLGVDVIQAAAAFEDARTVVADGARIRAKRFVIATGSRPSLPPIEGLDRVAYLTNETVFSLTERPDHLIVIGGGPIGSELGQAFRHLGARVSLVEMGGILQNDDPELVEVVRRRLTRDGVELYEQAKVARVDAAGNGVAVTIEREGHEERIEGSHLLLAAGRQPTVEGLGLDMAGIAYDRRGIKTDARLRTSNKRVYAAGDVASGPQFTHMAGHHAGIVIKNALFRLPAKVETKAVPWVTYTEPELAHVGLTEAMARKAGQQINLLRWDFHENDRARAERQTEGLCKVVVTPKGKILGASIAGPQAGELIQPWVLAIANGLKISAMAQLIAPYPTLGEVSKRAAGSFYTPKLFSERTKKIVRLLLRLP, from the coding sequence ATGAAATCTCTGGAACCCGATATCTGCGTGATCGGGGCCGGCTCGGCCGGTCTGTCGATCGCCGCCGGTGCCAGCCAGATGGGTGCCGAGACGGTGCTGATCGAAAAGGCGGAGATGGGCGGCGATTGCCTCAATTACGGCTGCGTGCCCTCGAAGTCCTTGCTGGTCGCCGGCCGTGCCGCGCAGGCTTGGCGGCATACAGCGGCTTTCGGCATCGACACGCCGGAGCCCAGCGTCGACTTCGCCCGCGTGCACGCCCATGTCCGCGATGTCATCGATGGCATCGCGCCGCTCGATTCGGTGGAGCGCTTCACCGGCCTCGGGGTCGACGTGATCCAAGCCGCAGCCGCCTTCGAGGACGCCCGGACCGTCGTCGCCGACGGTGCGCGCATCCGTGCCAAACGCTTCGTGATCGCGACTGGCTCCCGCCCCTCCCTTCCGCCGATCGAGGGACTGGATCGGGTCGCCTATCTGACCAACGAGACGGTATTCTCCCTGACCGAGCGGCCGGACCATCTGATCGTCATCGGCGGCGGCCCGATCGGCAGCGAGTTGGGCCAGGCCTTTCGGCACCTGGGCGCTCGAGTGTCGCTGGTCGAGATGGGCGGGATCCTGCAGAACGACGATCCCGAGCTGGTCGAGGTGGTGCGCCGGCGACTGACCCGGGACGGAGTCGAGCTCTACGAGCAGGCCAAGGTCGCGCGAGTCGATGCCGCTGGAAACGGTGTGGCCGTTACCATCGAGCGCGAGGGGCACGAGGAACGGATCGAAGGCTCTCACTTACTGCTTGCCGCCGGGCGCCAGCCCACCGTCGAGGGTCTCGGGCTGGATATGGCGGGGATCGCCTACGACCGGCGCGGCATTAAGACGGATGCCCGGCTCCGGACCAGCAACAAGCGGGTTTACGCCGCCGGCGATGTGGCGAGCGGCCCGCAATTCACCCATATGGCCGGCCACCACGCCGGGATCGTCATCAAGAATGCCTTGTTCCGCCTGCCTGCCAAGGTTGAAACCAAGGCTGTGCCCTGGGTCACCTACACCGAACCGGAGCTGGCCCACGTCGGCCTCACGGAAGCCATGGCCCGAAAGGCCGGGCAGCAGATCAACCTCCTGCGCTGGGACTTTCACGAGAACGACCGAGCCCGTGCGGAACGCCAGACCGAGGGCCTCTGTAAGGTCGTCGTCACTCCGAAGGGCAAGATTCTCGGCGCCTCCATCGCGGGGCCGCAAGCCGGCGAGTTGATCCAGCCTTGGGTCTTGGCGATTGCCAATGGGCTCAAGATCTCGGCAATGGCGCAGCTCATCGCGCCTTATCCGACTCTGGGCGAAGTCAGCAAGCGTGCCGCCGGTAGCTTCTACACGCCGAAGCTCTTCAGCGAGCGCACCAAGAAGATCGTTCGTCTGCTGCTTCGGCTGCCCTGA
- a CDS encoding sensor histidine kinase — protein sequence MTEARPSRRLSLPPPARSLSARLLVLTVLFVMLAEVLIFAPSVGRYRLSYLEEKLATGHLGILALEASPVDMIDPVSEREILSHIGVYSVALQKPGRPGKLMLMIEEPVGSVQASYDLREAGFFGLIRDAVGCLLPKGNRVIRVVGWSPKGPDTLVELVMDEAPLQDELRAFGWRILGLSLVISAITAGLVYLTLVRVMVVPMRRLTENMISFRDDPEDGARVVQPSGRSDEIGVAERQLHDMQKALRASLHQKTRLAALGIAVTKINHDLRNMLSTAQLISDRLAQSSDSEVRRVVPTLFSAIDRAVELCGRTLDFTREGPASLDLCRVDLNALLEDVGNDLTAETRDGRQWDNRVVPGTVVEADRNQLFRVFENLARNAYQAGAERVTISARQQKTKIEVDLEDNGPGLSARARERLFQPFAVSTRSGGTGLGLAIAKELLRAHGGDIRLKDSDASGTRFRVQLPLRQKAHQRRNGRGARTAA from the coding sequence ATGACCGAGGCTCGTCCGTCGCGCCGCTTGTCCTTGCCGCCGCCGGCCCGCAGCCTGTCGGCGCGGTTGCTGGTGCTGACGGTGCTTTTCGTCATGCTGGCGGAAGTGCTGATCTTTGCGCCTTCGGTGGGACGCTACCGCCTGAGCTATCTCGAAGAGAAGCTGGCAACCGGACATCTCGGCATCCTGGCGCTGGAAGCCAGCCCGGTGGATATGATCGACCCCGTCTCGGAACGGGAAATCCTGAGCCATATCGGCGTCTATTCCGTCGCACTGCAGAAGCCCGGGCGCCCCGGCAAGCTGATGCTCATGATCGAGGAGCCGGTTGGTAGCGTCCAGGCCAGCTACGACCTGCGCGAGGCCGGGTTCTTCGGTTTGATCCGCGACGCCGTCGGCTGTTTGCTTCCGAAGGGCAATCGCGTGATTCGGGTTGTCGGCTGGTCGCCCAAGGGCCCCGACACCCTGGTCGAACTGGTCATGGACGAGGCCCCTCTTCAGGACGAGTTGCGCGCCTTCGGCTGGCGAATTCTGGGCCTTAGCCTCGTGATCTCGGCGATCACGGCCGGGCTCGTCTACCTCACCCTCGTCCGGGTCATGGTGGTTCCGATGCGCCGCCTGACGGAGAACATGATTTCCTTCCGCGACGATCCGGAAGATGGGGCGAGAGTCGTCCAGCCCTCCGGGCGAAGCGACGAGATCGGGGTGGCGGAACGCCAGCTTCACGACATGCAGAAGGCTCTGCGCGCCTCGCTCCATCAGAAGACGCGGCTGGCGGCTCTCGGCATCGCGGTGACCAAGATCAATCACGATCTGCGGAACATGCTGTCGACCGCCCAGCTGATCTCCGACCGTCTGGCCCAATCGAGCGATTCGGAAGTGCGCCGCGTCGTGCCCACCTTGTTCAGCGCGATCGATCGCGCGGTCGAGCTCTGCGGCCGGACGCTGGACTTTACCCGGGAAGGCCCGGCATCGCTCGATCTCTGCCGAGTCGACCTCAACGCCCTGCTGGAGGATGTCGGCAACGACCTGACAGCCGAGACCCGAGACGGCCGACAATGGGATAACCGAGTCGTGCCCGGCACAGTGGTCGAGGCCGACCGCAATCAGCTTTTCCGAGTCTTTGAAAACTTGGCCCGCAACGCCTATCAGGCCGGTGCGGAACGGGTGACGATCAGTGCCCGTCAGCAGAAAACCAAGATCGAGGTCGATCTGGAAGACAACGGTCCAGGCCTTTCCGCACGGGCGCGGGAGCGATTGTTTCAACCCTTTGCGGTTTCGACGCGTAGCGGAGGAACCGGCCTGGGGCTGGCCATCGCCAAGGAACTCCTGCGTGCCCACGGCGGCGATATCCGTTTGAAGGACAGCGACGCGAGCGGCACCCGCTTTCGCGTCCAGCTGCCTCTGCGCCAGAAGGCTCACCAAAGGCGCAACGGCCGCGGTGCCCGGACGGCAGCTTGA